From Negativicutes bacterium:
TTCACTCTTAATATCTCAAAAGCAATTGACCAAATGAAAGACTTTGCTAATAAATTAGCTGAAGGTGACTTTGCTAAATGTGAGTTTAATATTAATCGAGAAGATGAAATTGGCTCGCTCGGCAGAGCCTTAGTGAGTATGAGAGACAGATTAAGAGATGTTATTTCTAAAGTTAGTTCTTCGGCACAAATGGTTGCGGCTTCTAGTGAGGAATTAACTGCAAGTTCAGATGAATCTTCGCAATCTTCGGCACAAATTATTAAGGTAATAACTGATGTGGCGATGGGCGCAGACAAACAAGTTCTGTCTGTAGAAACCGCCTTAGGAACAGTAGAGCGAATTGTTAAAGAAATTGATAATATGTCGAAGTCTTCGGCAGAAATGGCCGGAAAAGCTAGTGAAATGGCTGAAAAGGCTGGCGTTGGTAATCAAATTGTGAACAAAGCAATTGGACAAATGGATTCGCTGGGGAAATCAGTTGATACTTCCAGTGTTTTGATTGGTCAATTAGGCGAAAGATCGAAAGAAATTGGCGAAATTGTTAATACCATCTCGGGTATTGCCGGACAAACTAATTTGTTGGCGCTTAATGCGGCGATTGAAGCAGCTAGAGCCGGTGAACATGGTAGAGGCTTTGCGGTTGTTGCTGATGAAGTAAGAAAGTTAGCAGAGCAATCGCAAGTATCGGCAAAACATATCTCGGAATTAATAGGAAAAATTCAAAATGATACACAAAGCGTTGTTAAATCAATGAATGTTGGCACAACTGAGGTAAAAGCCGGTGCTGAGGCGGTTAATAATGCTGGCACAATTTTTAGAGATATTTATAAAATGATTGGTGAAGTAAATAGAGAAATCATTGCAACACAAAAAGCGGTAGAAGAGATGATTAAAGCTAGCAATGAAGCTGATGTAGCAGTAATGGAAATAGAAGAAATCAGTAAAAAAACAGCAGAAGGTACTGGTACTGCTTCGGCGGCGACAGAAGAGCAATCTGCAACTATTCAAGAAGTGGCAGGAGCAAGTAGAGCCTTAGCTGAATTAGCACAAGAATTACAAAAACTTGTTAATAGCTTTAAGATTTAAAAAAAGAAGCACTTTGCAAAAATTTTGCAAAGTGCTTTATTTTGGTTTTGATACAGCAATTGGTGGTGGTATTGGTTGAGTGCCAACCCTGATGGTTTTTTCCTCAGGTTCAAAGACGTCATTGTGCAATAAAAATTTGCTTGTTACAATACCGTCGACACTAGTTATTTTATAAGCTGAAACTTTATAGCCTTGGGCACCAGGAAAATCAATAATTTCAGTGCCTAAGGGTAAGGTTGGATCTTGGGTAATAAGTGTTGTTGGCTCTAGGACTGCATCAATTTCGGAAATGATATTGATTTTTTCAGTACTTAAATCTTCTTTATTGCCTAAAAGATAGATGCTAAGAGTGTCATTACTAATTTGCGTTACTATATAGAGAGCATGATTTTTATTGTTTTTAAATTTAAAATCAATGAGACCGTTAGCCACTGTTGCATCTAAGCCGATTGGCACGTAAGAAGGCGGTCGAAAATGAGATAAGCGTTCTACTATCTCCAGATTTGCTAATAAAGCTACATTATATAACGTGCTGGTTACTTGGCAAACTCCACCACCAATATCCGGGACTAGTTTCCCATTGATGAAAGAAGGAGCCTCTTTAAATCCGGCCGCAGCAATTCTTGGGCCAACTATTTTATCAAAAGAAGCAATTTCGTTAGGATGTAACAAAATATTATTTAAGCTTTGAGCAGCTAGCTTGATATTAGTATTG
This genomic window contains:
- a CDS encoding VanW family protein; its protein translation is MDDISLGGLTVDSAITNLDYNLATKIKDKPVITLNYNNKTWEITADDIDLKIDIIQTAHNSYNVGRTGTPMAKRMLDRITALYSEFKVPYVLTLSEEKLNQKLIAIANEINKPALNATLSVKDNVIINNPEQIGQKIDLEKLKTLININTLKLGLPKQLSLTVEIDNPKITTASLKEIDTILAMYHTNFNLNAENRNTNIKLAAQSLNNILLHPNEIASFDKIVGPRIAAAGFKEAPSFINGKLVPDIGGGVCQVTSTLYNVALLANLEIVERLSHFRPPSYVPIGLDATVANGLIDFKFKNNKNHALYIVTQISNDTLSIYLLGNKEDLSTEKINIISEIDAVLEPTTLITQDPTLPLGTEIIDFPGAQGYKVSAYKITSVDGIVTSKFLLHNDVFEPEEKTIRVGTQPIPPPIAVSKPK
- a CDS encoding methyl-accepting chemotaxis protein — encoded protein: MKLRMKMLVFIVVPVVILTAVSSFYSYYQSKAALEKQIMDTSNAQISYFSQELNRDLIVRESVVKNLAAIFSNKDLSTEEMLSLVTATKKGDPSLAEVFAGMADGRGIFDNWTPPPEWVPSVRPWYKEAIKGDTVAYSPIYEDLITKDLLVTVGHPIYRNGQKVGVAGIDISLKPILAKTENMKTGETSYTFVLNSVGDFITHPKYQKTDNIANINNEELYNFYQTVLKDGIAVRTIKVDGVEEVVRGSKIGNTGWVIANAIDVNELYAPVKKMMVTLVIMGVIIIALLVGVISTFTLNISKAIDQMKDFANKLAEGDFAKCEFNINREDEIGSLGRALVSMRDRLRDVISKVSSSAQMVAASSEELTASSDESSQSSAQIIKVITDVAMGADKQVLSVETALGTVERIVKEIDNMSKSSAEMAGKASEMAEKAGVGNQIVNKAIGQMDSLGKSVDTSSVLIGQLGERSKEIGEIVNTISGIAGQTNLLALNAAIEAARAGEHGRGFAVVADEVRKLAEQSQVSAKHISELIGKIQNDTQSVVKSMNVGTTEVKAGAEAVNNAGTIFRDIYKMIGEVNREIIATQKAVEEMIKASNEADVAVMEIEEISKKTAEGTGTASAATEEQSATIQEVAGASRALAELAQELQKLVNSFKI